The DNA sequence ATATGATCGTCCAGCACCACCGACGCGCCGGGGGCATAGTCGAAAAGGCTCTCCATCCGGTCGTGAAACCACGGCAGCCAATGTTCCATGCCGGCCATCTTGCGGCCCGCGCTGACGCTTTCGTACAGCGGATCGCTGGTCCCGCCGCCGTATTCGGTGCGATAGCTTTGCCGGAACCGGGTGATCGAGGGTTCGTCCAGGATGACCTCGGACATCGGCGCCAGCTCGATCCGGTCCAGCTTTTCGGTGGTGCGCTGCGTGTCGGGATCGAACCGCCGCGCGCCGTCCAGCACGTCGCCGAACAGGTCCATGCGGATCGGCCCGGTGGTGCCGGGGGGATAGATGTCGATGATGCCGCCGCGGATCGCGTAATCGCCCGGGTCGGTCACGGTCGCGGTCTGCGCGAACCCCATGCGCACCAGGAACTCGCGCAGGGCGGCCTCGTCGATGCGGTCGCCCACGCGCGCGATGAAGGCCGTGCCGCGGACCAGATCGCGGGCCGGCACCCGCTGCAGCACGGCGTTCAGCGTGGTCAGCAGGACGAACGGTCCCTTGATGCGCCCCTGCGCCAGACCCGCCAGCGTCGCCATGCGCGCGGCCTGAACCTCGGGCGCCGGAGAGATGCGGTCATAGGGCGTCGTGTCCCAGGCCGGGAAATCCAGCACCGGCAGATGCGGTGCCATGAAGGCCAGCGCCTGACGCATCGCCTCCATGCGGCGGTCGTCGCGGGCCACGTGGATCACGGGCGCGCCACGGTTCTCGGGTCGCGCCGCCTCGCGCGCGATCAGCGCGGCGTCATAGCCTTCGGGCGCACCGGACAGGATCAGCTTGTCGGACATGGATGCTGACCTAAGCGGCTGCGCGGGGAAGTCAAGCGGGCTAGAAGCCAACGGGATGCAGGACCGTCCACAATGCCCCCCACAACGCCGTCACCGCGACCGCGATCATCGACAGGATCGTCACGAAGCGCTTGTGCCAGACCATCGCGCGGGCCGCATCGCCCGCCGCCTGCGACACGGGGGCGCGCCCCTCCTGCGCGGCATGGACCAGCGGCACCAGACGCCGCGCCAGGCGCACGCGCATCCAGAACAGCACCCAGAACGGCAGCAGCAGCAGCGTCAGCGCCTGCGCCATCTCCAGCCAGAAGACGAACCCCAGCACCGCCAGCGAGGTCATCAGGAAGCTGGTGACGCCCAGAAAGGCCGCCCCCTCGCGCGGGCGCAGCTGCCAGCGGGGCAGGATCAGCGACAGCCAGTCCAGCAGCGTGATGACCGCCGGTCCCTGCGCATCGTCGCCCGCCAGCGACGCCCGGGCGCGGGCCAGGACCTCGGTCGGGATGCCCAGCACGCTGCGGCCGGCGACCGACCACATGCCGATCAGCACAAGCCAGAACCAGATCGTCGAAAAGGACCGGCTGCCCAGAAGCCCGATCAGGTTGTCGAATTGCGGCACGGGCAGTTCCTTGTCCTTGTCTGCGCGCGACCTTAGAACGGGTTTCAACCAAGGAAAAGCGGCACGGTTGCCCCACCCCAGACAGGAGGCCCCCATGGCCAGTCCCATCATCGCCCCCTTCCCCGCCGGCCGCCTGCGCCGGCTGCGCCGCAACGCCAACATCCGCGCGATGGTGTCGGAACGGAACCTGACCCCCGCCAACCTGATCTGGCCGATCTTCGTGACCGAGGTCGCCGGCGCCGAGGGCGAGATCGCCTCGATGCCCGGGGTCGAACGCCTGACCCTGGACGGCGCGCGGCGGGCGGCGGAACGGGCGGCGCGGCTGAACATCCCCGCGATCTGCATCTTTCCCCATTCCGACCAGGCCAGCCGCACCGACGACTGCGCCCGCGCATGGGATCCCGACAATATCGGCAACCTGGCCATCCGCGCGGTCAAGGACGAGGTCCCCGACCTGGTCGTGATGACCGACATCGCGCTGGACCCCTATAACGCCAACGGCCATGACGGGCTGGTCCGGGACGGAGAGATCCTGAACGACGAGACCATCGAGGCGCTGGTGCGCATGGCGCTGGTCCAGGCCGATTGCGGCGCGGACATCCTGGGGCCAAGCGACATGATGGACGGGCGCATCGCCGCCCTGCGCGCCGCCCTGGAACGCCATGACCACAAGAACGTCGCGATCCTGTCCTATGCCGCGAAATTCGCCAGCGCGTTCTACGGGCCGTTCCGCGACGCGGTGGGTGCGTCGGGCAGGCTGGTGGGCGACAAGAAGACCTATCAGATCAACCCCGCCAACCGCGGCGAGGCGATCCGCTGCGTCGCGCGCGACCTGGCCGAGGGCGCGGACATGGTCATGGTGAAACCCGGCATGCCCTATCTGGACATCTGCCGGGCCGTGAAGGACGAATTCGGCGCGCCCACCTTCGCCTATCAGGTCAGCGGCGAATACGCGATGATCGAGGGGGCGATCCGCAACGGCTGGCTGTCGCGCGACGCGATGGTGGAAAGCCTGCTGGGCTTCCGCCGCGCGGGCTGCGACGGGGTGCTTAGCTACTTTGCGCCGACGGTGGCCGAAATGCTGGCATGACGCCGGTGGCTGGCGTATCTTGCGCGCCAACGGGCCGAGACGAGCCCCGCACCCCGACACGAGGCGACACATGACCCACCCGATCCACCTGTCCCGTCGCAACCTGCTGCTGACCGGGGGCGCGGCCCTGCTGGCCGCCGGCTGCAGCAACGCGGTCGGCAGCGACGCGGCCGCCCAGCTGGATGCGCGCGTCGACCAGACGCACCAGTATCTGGTGACCACCTATCCCGCATCCCAACCCCTGCTGCAGAACGCCCGCGGCGTGCTGTACATGCCCCTGATGACCGAGGCCGCGCTTGGCTTCGGCGGCGCCTATGGCCAAGGCGCGCTGCGGATCGGCGGGCAGACCGTCGACTATTACTCGGCCACCCGCGCCACCGTCGGGCTTCAGGCGGGCGCGCAGCAATACGCGCATGTGCTGATCTTCCAGGACGAACAGGCGCTGACCGCGTTCCGCGCGGCACCGGGCTGGACCGCGGGTGCCGGGGCCTATTACGCGCTGCCGTCGGGCGGCATGGCGGTGGGTGCCGATACGTTCAGCGCCCAGTTCCCGGTCGTGGCGATGATCTTCGGCCAGTCGGGCCTGATCGCCGGTGCGGCGATCGAGGGGACGAAATACACCCGCGTCATCCCCTCGGCCCTGCCCAACGTCCAGTTCGGCAATCTGGGCCTGCCGCCGATGGGCGTGCAGGGCTAGGACCGCGACAACAGCGCCCCGCGGTCATCGGCCAGCCCGATGACCATCGCGGCCTCGAACCCGCCCTCGACCTGCGTGACCTCGGCATAGGCGCCCTGCCCCGCGCGGCGCGCGATGCCGTCCTGATCGTTGAAGATCCGCCCCCGCGTGCTGTCGCGGGCGTAATCGGGCAGCTGGTCGAAGACCGCACGGCTGAAGCGGTCGGGAAAGAAGATCTGACCGGTCAGCAGGTCGCGTTCCCCCAGCAGCACCTTGAAATGCACATGCGCCGTGCGGCCCTGATACCATCCAGGCCAGATCGTGCGGAACGCCGCCCGCCCGGCCTGGTTGGTCACCTGCGCGCCGCGCAGGAAGGTCTCTCCGCTCAGGTCGCCCTGCTGCTGGCCGGGATAGCCGCTGTAATTGCCCTGCGCGTCGCAATGCCAGACATCCACCCGCGCGCCCTGGATGGGCCGACAGGCCGCATCCACCACCTGCAACCGCAGCGCCAGCGGATAGCCCGCGCGCCCGTCGCGGATGTCGCCGCGCATCAGGCGCGGATCGAAGTAGAACGGCCCCTGCGCCGTCGCCGGGGTCACCTGGCAGACGTTCGCGGCGATCAGCCGGGCGGCACGGGCATCCTGGGCCAGCGCCTGCCCCACCGCCCCGATGCCCAGGACGGACGGCGCGGCGATGGCCAGGCTTCGCAACAGCTGACGGCGGTCGATCATCGTGCATCTCCTGTGGTCGGGATGCCATGATGCCCGGCAGGGCGCGCGGGCAAAGTCACATTGCCGTCAGGCGCCCTCGGTCGAGGTCAGGTGCCGCAGGCCGTGCGTCACGTCGGCCCGCACCGCCAGGCGCAGCGCGGGCTCGTCACCGGCGCGCAGCGCGGCCAGGATCATGCGGTGATGGCGCGGCGGTTCGTTGCGACGCACACGACCATAAAGCGCGCGCATCGTCGGTCCCAGCTGCAGCCAGATCGTCTCCAGCATGGCCAGCATCGCGGGAGCCTGCGCCCGCAGATACAGCATGCGGTGAAAATCGAGGTTACAGCGGATATAACCCACGGCATCGTGGCGCTCGACGGCATCCGCGATCCGCCCGTTCATCACCGCCAGACGGTCGATCAGCGCGAAATGCGCCCGCGGCAGGGCGCGGGCCGCCAGTTCGGGCTCGATCAGCGCGCGCAGGGCGGCCAGTTCCTCGATCCGGTCGTCGGACAGGGCCGGTGTGGCCACGCGTCCCGATCCCGACAGCGTCAGCGCGCCTTCGGCGACCAGGCGGCGCACGGCCTCGCGCGCGGGGGTCATCGACAGGTTGTGATCGCGCGCGATGCCGCGCAGCGTCAGCGCCTTGCCCGGCGGCAGTTCCCCCAGCATGATCTGGCTGCGCAGGCTGCGATACAGGCGTTCATGGGCGGTGGGGTCGGTCGGGCTCATGGCCATGATGTGATCACAAATCCGGGCTGCGTCAATCGCGGAACCGCCACAGCATCAGATCGCCCCCCTGCGCGCGCAGCCACGCCCGATGCGGGGCATGACCGGGCATCAGCGCCTCGACCTGGGCCCAGAACCGAGTCGAATGATCCATATGCGCCAGATGCGCGACCTCGTGCGCCGCGACATAGTCCAGCACGACCGGCGGCGCCATCGCCAGGCGCCACGAGAACATCAGCCGCCCGTCATGGGTGCAGCTGCCCCACCGGGACCGCGTGTCGCGCAGGGCGATGGCGGCATAGGGGCGCCCCAGTGCCTCCGCAAATCGGTCGCAGGCCACCCGCAGGCGCAGCATCGCCAGATGCTTCAGCCAAGCGGCCGCAACGGCGCCCGCCGGGCGTCCTTCGGGGATCAGCAGGCGGTCGTCCTGAACCTGGGCGCGCCGCACCGGCGCCGGTGTCAGGATCAGCGCCCGCCCCTCGACCGGCAGGGCCGCGCCGGGCACCGCCGCCTGTCGCAGGGGCAGTCGGCCCACCGCCGCGCGCAGCC is a window from the Paracoccus marcusii genome containing:
- a CDS encoding M48 family metallopeptidase, with the translated sequence MASGDQRIIIEEGLAVRLRRSSRARRMTLRVPRDGSGAVLTLPVGVPLAEGQDFARSRRDWLRAAVGRLPLRQAAVPGAALPVEGRALILTPAPVRRAQVQDDRLLIPEGRPAGAVAAAWLKHLAMLRLRVACDRFAEALGRPYAAIALRDTRSRWGSCTHDGRLMFSWRLAMAPPVVLDYVAAHEVAHLAHMDHSTRFWAQVEALMPGHAPHRAWLRAQGGDLMLWRFRD
- a CDS encoding intradiol ring-cleavage dioxygenase; translation: MIDRRQLLRSLAIAAPSVLGIGAVGQALAQDARAARLIAANVCQVTPATAQGPFYFDPRLMRGDIRDGRAGYPLALRLQVVDAACRPIQGARVDVWHCDAQGNYSGYPGQQQGDLSGETFLRGAQVTNQAGRAAFRTIWPGWYQGRTAHVHFKVLLGERDLLTGQIFFPDRFSRAVFDQLPDYARDSTRGRIFNDQDGIARRAGQGAYAEVTQVEGGFEAAMVIGLADDRGALLSRS
- the hemB gene encoding porphobilinogen synthase; translated protein: MASPIIAPFPAGRLRRLRRNANIRAMVSERNLTPANLIWPIFVTEVAGAEGEIASMPGVERLTLDGARRAAERAARLNIPAICIFPHSDQASRTDDCARAWDPDNIGNLAIRAVKDEVPDLVVMTDIALDPYNANGHDGLVRDGEILNDETIEALVRMALVQADCGADILGPSDMMDGRIAALRAALERHDHKNVAILSYAAKFASAFYGPFRDAVGASGRLVGDKKTYQINPANRGEAIRCVARDLAEGADMVMVKPGMPYLDICRAVKDEFGAPTFAYQVSGEYAMIEGAIRNGWLSRDAMVESLLGFRRAGCDGVLSYFAPTVAEMLA
- a CDS encoding YSC84-related protein; the encoded protein is MTHPIHLSRRNLLLTGGAALLAAGCSNAVGSDAAAQLDARVDQTHQYLVTTYPASQPLLQNARGVLYMPLMTEAALGFGGAYGQGALRIGGQTVDYYSATRATVGLQAGAQQYAHVLIFQDEQALTAFRAAPGWTAGAGAYYALPSGGMAVGADTFSAQFPVVAMIFGQSGLIAGAAIEGTKYTRVIPSALPNVQFGNLGLPPMGVQG
- a CDS encoding GntR family transcriptional regulator, with the translated sequence MAMSPTDPTAHERLYRSLRSQIMLGELPPGKALTLRGIARDHNLSMTPAREAVRRLVAEGALTLSGSGRVATPALSDDRIEELAALRALIEPELAARALPRAHFALIDRLAVMNGRIADAVERHDAVGYIRCNLDFHRMLYLRAQAPAMLAMLETIWLQLGPTMRALYGRVRRNEPPRHHRMILAALRAGDEPALRLAVRADVTHGLRHLTSTEGA